TTTTGGCTCGATCCGAGGAGTTTGCGTTGGCCGCTCAACAGGTGGCGACCGATCGCCGCGAATTCCTCAAGGCCAAGGAGAGCCTTACCCTGTGCCGGCGGGACGTTCGAAAGGTTATCAGCGCCGCGATCGAGGAGGGGGCTGAAGGCGACTGGGAAGCGGTCGAATCTGTCTATCTGGACATTGTCCGCCGGATTCCCCGTACCCCGTCAGCTTCCGACCTTGCACAAGTCCTCGACGAGTTGCAGCTTCTTTTCGACGAAGTCATCAACCGCTTGGATTTGGTCGATAATTCTGAAGATATAAGCAGCAATGCTGCTCAGAGCGAGCGCCACATACAAAATTCAAAAACCGAATCCATCAATGAACTTGAACATAGCTCTGAAAATAAGCAGGGCGCGAAGCCGAGTGAAACCGGTCGGCCGAAGAGGGAGCCGGTAAAGGCATTCCCACTTGGTATGGTGTTAAGAGCTTGCCCGCAGATAAGCGACTACGGGCCAGGCGGCCAGATCGCAAGCTGGCGAGACCTGATGTCGGCTGCCGTGGTCGCGCGTTCGATGCTCGGCGTCAGCCCGAGCGCCTATCAAACCGCCTGTGAAACCCTGGGACCAGAGAATGCAGCCGCTGTCATGGCCTGCATTCTGGAGCGGGGGGGGCACATCAACTCGGCCGGCGGTTACCTCCGTGCTCTGACGCAACGGGCGGAGAAGGGCGAGTTTTCCCTCGGCCCGATGCTGATGGCCTTGACGCGCGCCAATGCCGGGAACGATCGACAGGCGGGATGAGATGGTGATATTCGGCCCTGTTTCCGTCTCACGCAACACTGGTGAGGAAGTTATCCAGCAGGACGTTGAACTCCTTGTGCCTTTGCCAGTGGAG
This genomic window from Allorhizobium ampelinum S4 contains:
- the repC gene encoding plasmid replication protein RepC, coding for MHTGNVTTPFGRRPMTLALVKRQIADTEIRSGKSADKWMIFRDVKEARETYKLPPYSIAVLDALLTFYPEKELRQDAQLIVFPSNAQLMVRANGMSGATLRRHLAILVDVGMIVRKDSPNGKRYARKDGSGEIERAFGFDLSPLLARSEEFALAAQQVATDRREFLKAKESLTLCRRDVRKVISAAIEEGAEGDWEAVESVYLDIVRRIPRTPSASDLAQVLDELQLLFDEVINRLDLVDNSEDISSNAAQSERHIQNSKTESINELEHSSENKQGAKPSETGRPKREPVKAFPLGMVLRACPQISDYGPGGQIASWRDLMSAAVVARSMLGVSPSAYQTACETLGPENAAAVMACILERGGHINSAGGYLRALTQRAEKGEFSLGPMLMALTRANAGNDRQAG